A stretch of DNA from Gemmatimonadota bacterium:
CAGAAATTGCAAGCGCATTGGGATTTTTTGCGCAGCGTTTGTCAATTTCTTTTTGTCGTTCAGAATTCGCGAGGTCCATTTTGTTATAGACAGTCAGGACGGGTTTGTCATCAATTTTGAGTTTTGTGAGGACTTCGCGGACTGTGATCATTTGCATTTTGTATTGCGAATGGCTGGCATCGACAACGTGAAGGAGCAGGTCTGCCTGTACGGCTTCTTGTAATGTGGCGCGAAAGCAGGCAAAGAGGTGGTGCGGTAAGCGGTTGATAAAGCCGACGGTGTCGGTGAGCAAGATGGGGCGATGGCTTTGGACATCGACGCTGCGCGTGGTGTTGGTCAAAGTGGCAAAAAGCTGGTTTTCGACCAGAACATTTTCACCTGAAATCCCGCGCATAAGCGTGGATTTGCCCGCGTTGGTATAGCCAACGAGCACGACGTTAAAACTATGGCTGCGCCCTTTGCGGCTTGTGTCCATTTGACGTCTCACTCGTTTGAGGCTGTCGTAGAGGGACTTTCCGCGTTGTTCGATCCACCTGCGGGTGGTTTCGGTGTGCGTTTCACCCGATCCGAGGCCTGCGCGACGTTCTGCGTGGGGATTAAACTGGCGAATGCGGGGGCGCAAATAACGCAGGTGGGCCATTTGCACTTGAATTTGCGCGGTGCGTGTGCGTGCGTGTAAAGCAAAAATATCGAGAATGAGCAGGCTGCGGTCGAGGATGCGCACCCCAGTATGGGTTTCGAGGTTGCGCATTTGCGAGGGCGAAAGGTCATTGTCAAAGATGATCGCGTCGATATTGCTCTTTTGGGCCATTTCTCGAAGTTCGTCGATTTTGCCCGAACCTATATAGGTGGCTGGATCGGGTTTGTCGCGATTTTGCAATGTGCGATCAATTACCTCAAAGGTGGCAGTGGTGGCCAGGTGCGCGAGTTCTTCGAGAGATTCTCTGGCGCTGCGCGTGGAGATACCGCGTTGTGCCATCCCAACGAGAACGGCACGTCGTATGCCCTGTGCGTCAAAGATATGGTCCATGTTATCCCCTGAGTTTTTAGTTATATTCATAATAATAAGGTGAAGATATGTTGATGCAAAGCGAAATCGCCGGGATAGGACGGCGTCTGTTGGCAACGGTGCTGGATTTTTTGATTTTGCACCTGGTGCTGACGGTGGTTCTGCGCAATATGCTGCTGTCGCCTGCGGGCGTTTGGATGGTGGATTTTATTTTTATTGTGGTGTATTCCGCGGTATTTGTGGGGGTTATGGGCCAGACGCCGGGGAAGATGTTGTTGGGGTTGCGCGTGATTGATGCACAGGGTGGTGGGTTGAATTATGGGCAGACGTTTCGACGTGCAGTGGTGAAGTGGGCGCCGGTTTTTGTGCTGTTTATTCTGATGGCTCTGTTGACGCCAGAGGAGTTGTATCAGCTTCCCGCGGATGGAGAGGGGGTTGAGGTGGAGGCGCAATCGGCTGCGGTTTCTTCGACCGCGATGGTGATCGGTACGGTGGTCTGGGTGGTGTTGATTCACATGGCACGCCGCC
This window harbors:
- a CDS encoding RDD family protein — protein: MLMQSEIAGIGRRLLATVLDFLILHLVLTVVLRNMLLSPAGVWMVDFIFIVVYSAVFVGVMGQTPGKMLLGLRVIDAQGGGLNYGQTFRRAVVKWAPVFVLFILMALLTPEELYQLPADGEGVEVEAQSAAVSSTAMVIGTVVWVVLIHMARRHPDGQGIHDRVAETYVIRTG
- the hflX gene encoding GTPase HflX, producing MDHIFDAQGIRRAVLVGMAQRGISTRSARESLEELAHLATTATFEVIDRTLQNRDKPDPATYIGSGKIDELREMAQKSNIDAIIFDNDLSPSQMRNLETHTGVRILDRSLLILDIFALHARTRTAQIQVQMAHLRYLRPRIRQFNPHAERRAGLGSGETHTETTRRWIEQRGKSLYDSLKRVRRQMDTSRKGRSHSFNVVLVGYTNAGKSTLMRGISGENVLVENQLFATLTNTTRSVDVQSHRPILLTDTVGFINRLPHHLFACFRATLQEAVQADLLLHVVDASHSQYKMQMITVREVLTKLKIDDKPVLTVYNKMDLANSERQKEIDKRCAKNPNALAISALDVANLDAVKNRICDFLAADAVTLKLQVPQSEGKLLSQLYTHSEIQTLDYEGNDVHLRIRLNSNHAERLQLDRFLSANHTQADALA